In Macrobrachium nipponense isolate FS-2020 chromosome 13, ASM1510439v2, whole genome shotgun sequence, the DNA window tgtagtaggtaaagcttcactgacgttcctggatttgataggatccatgggttcgcgccctggtccaggcaagtctattataaaaaaaaaaaaaaaaaatccccttcggtaagcatatatgaaaatatattaattccgaggttgagcgaattagatattaaaggacattgtagctcgatttatgtatatgaatcacggaaatgtggatATGccatagattggctacgtgctgtcaaaagcactacaaatgctaccggggtcgaggtgggttgatgttgtctccaaaccaactattACCTgcacgcgaaaggtatttgagggtgagaggcgacatgaacttttagcctctcgcagtagtgtagtaggtaaagcttcactgacgttcctggatttgaaaggatccatgggttcgcgccctggtccaggcaagtctattatcgagaaaaaaaagaaaaaaaaattcctcttcggttaagcatatatgaaaataaattaattccgaggtagagcgaattagatattaaaggacattgtagctcgatatatatatatatatatatatatatatatatatatatatgcaagtaataATGATCCACCGTGTCTTTTGATAATGATATTGCAATATCTTTTCCGCACTCTCTCTATCTTATCATTTGTAATCATGAGTAGCTAACTGGTCGAGCATCTGCTGTATTGAACAGAATagcaaaaatgataataataatatcctttatttcagctcagggccatatacatggaatatacaaaatacagacagtaacatacacaatctagatagatgagacatgataaaaaatgaataatcggtaattatccacaaaatagctgaggtagcataaaagatagtaatcataatactagtaataacagtaataatattggtaagaaaaaaatgcattgagagttataacagttagtgcacagattacataacttaaatttcaactagagaccttaggtggtcaCAGTAGTCAGGTTCCGAggactaaatacgaaaattgaatgaaaaaaaaaaaactttaactattagtattcacagtaataatgaaagagtaaaatatcagcaataaatataataataatgacagaatctgcagattgacatcttgccaatacagagattaagtcctttgaGGGATAAAGGCCTATCATccttcccatctttcccacaatttagatcttcttcttgcttcactccttcggatgctttgtatgagcgagttgctgctgttttcaCTCGGTGACCAGACTgtacattgttcgccttacaatgatttttaaattgtccaggtggttttctatgaacatctgtgtggcggagtggtagcggggagtgtttgtgaggcgtttcagaatgtcattgtgcactaCAGTGAtacggaagagcagcagtttcacgtctcggtgacagaaggcaaacctccttgcaatcatgttgccggTTGCGCATAGTTTAcgatgcctctgttcaatgtcagCAGTATCTTTTAGGTAGTCGGTgctaatgtgacccaaatacggaaattcgtgcacaaattccagccgatggtttctgaggaaaatttgtggttctgcaatatgcttaagcgatctcgggagcagcgacatacactgggtcttggtttcgttgtaaattatatcaaaatcctCTGCATTAatgcggcaagtgtcgatgagtcgttggagaccatgcactgatggggaaatcagaaccatatcgtcggcgtaacagaggtggtttatatttgtttcattgacagtgcatccgattgggagtgagttcagtttgacattcaaggcatctgtgtatgtattgaataagtatggagagagaatgaccccttgccgaagcccgtttagggagccgaaggtgtacgataatacgttaccccatttgacacagaattgctgcgtggagaaccagcaatgtaaaatgccaattagatataggggtgtgcctctttaatgcagcttcaggaagagcttcatgTAGTTTACtgtgtcaaatgcttttctcacatctacaaaacaaaggaaaacaggagaggctgatgataggtagtagttcagcaatccTTTCattatgtagatgcaggtgtcggttgagtggtttactttaaacccgaactggttgtcagtggagtgtagaaaggggagaagtctcactagaagaacagactcaagtatcttcgatgcgattgttgtgattgcaatcggccggtagttaccagggtcagctgcatccctcagcttgtttttgattaatggtatcaagtgaactaagagtagggagtctggaagaaactggtgaattatgcacgcattgaatagggcagctagtaaaatgtaaattatcggatggcagaatttgaaagcctctgcgggaagaccatcacagccgggcgatttattattaggtaggctgctTATGACATCGcagatgttacctggcgtaatacggtctgcaaaattaaattgaatgttatcagtaaggaggttatctacatcctttcgggaatcttgatcatttatgcaattcaggatattgttgaagtgatcgccccacatacttgcgatagcctcgtctctgACTGCTTCCCGTACTCTCTGTAATAGCCTttcagttttgggatttaaggactggatatctttccaaagacgaggataatcaccagattctaagtttctagatattgcatcggctcttagttgtttttcatttaatctgtagTGCTTAAGGCCACATAAAAACATTTcgcgtgagtatgtatacagatctttaaccaagtcattccatccaggtatattacgagaattaccttgacgaaatctataggcagccctgcccgatgcaagcatagcggagattatgttcgaatagaattcattcagat includes these proteins:
- the LOC135225258 gene encoding uncharacterized protein LOC135225258 is translated as MVLISPSVHGLQRLIDTCRINAEDFDIIYNETKTQCMSLLPRSLKHIAEPQIFLRNHRLEFVHEFPYLGHISTDYLKDTADIEQRHRKLCATGNMIARRFAFCHRDVKLLLFRITVVHNDILKRLTNTPRYHSATQMFIENHLDNLKIIVIVGLETTSTHLDPGSICSAFDST